In the Malaclemys terrapin pileata isolate rMalTer1 chromosome 12, rMalTer1.hap1, whole genome shotgun sequence genome, one interval contains:
- the LOC128846819 gene encoding olfactory receptor 6B1-like, whose translation MENVEWRNQTTIREFILLGFGDLQGLQTPLFLLFLVIYIVTMTGNILIVALVVTDRQLHTPMYFFLGNLSCLETCYTSTILPRMLASFLTGDRTISFSGCITQLSFFVFMVTAECLLLLLMSYDRYLAICNPLHYAALMSRRVCIQILSGSWIIAFSCSTVITFMMVRLTFCGPNRIDHFFCDFTPMLKLSCSDTGLIALVDLILSFAIILPTLLLTLMSYVCIIATILRISSTTGRQKAFSTCSSHLIVVATFYGSLIIIYMAPKAGTAGDLRKLFSVFYTVLTPLANPLIYSLRNKEVKEALKKAGGKLAALIRK comes from the coding sequence ATGGAAAATGTAGAGTGGAGAAATCAAACGACCATCAGAGAATTCATCCTACTGGGATTCGGGGATCTCCAGGGACTGCAGACTCCTCTCTTCCTGCTGTTCCTAGTGATCTACATTGTGACCATGACCGGGAACATTCTCATTGTGGCCCTAGTTGTGACTGATCGGcagcttcacacccccatgtacttcttcctggggaacttatcctgcttggagacctgctacacctccaccatcctgcccaggatgctggccagtttcctgactggggacagaaccatttcCTTTAGTGGCTGCATCACACAACTGTCCTTCTTTGTCTTCATGGTGACTGCCGAGTGTTTACTCTTATTACTCATGTCTTATGACCGCTACTTGGCAATATGCAATCCCTTGCATTATGCAGCACTTATGAGCAGGCGGGTTTGCATCCAGATATTGTCTGGCTCTTGGATAATTGCCTTCTCTTGCAGCACTGTGATAACTTTTATGATGGTCAGGTTAACATTCTGTGGTCCCAACAgaattgaccatttcttttgtgatttcaccCCAATGCTCaaactctcctgcagtgacaccGGCTTGATTGCACTGGTGGATCTAATCCTGTCATTTGCAATTATACTTCCTACCCTCCTGTTAACCCTGATGTCCTATGTTTGCATCATCGCCACCATTTTGAGAATCTCGTCCACTACCgggaggcaaaaggccttttccacctgctcctctcacctcattgtggttGCTACTTTCTATGGGTCACTCATTATTATTTACATGGCACCAAAAGCCGGCACTGCAGGAGACCTGCGCAAACTGTTCTCTGTCTTCTACACAGTCCTGACACCTTTGGCCAATCctctcatctacagcctgaggaacaaggaggtcAAAGAGGCTTTGAAGAAAGCTGGAGGCAAACTGGCTGCTTTGATAAGGAAGTGA